In bacterium, the following are encoded in one genomic region:
- a CDS encoding DUF1566 domain-containing protein, which yields MKRTIISLMLLFGLSISPTSAFTAQIYGADAVLTPQVGDLMGGLGCFVGGEVPGQYDWTIGNCVPGGVPTDDMVFSTQDPTTGWRERMRITREGNVGIGTTTPNEKLSVAGVIESTSGGIKFPDNTVQTTAAGGGHYIGESYGGGIVFYVYDNGQHGLIAATADQSTSMRWYAGTYIRTRAQADGVGAGKANTAIIIASQGDGDGATYAARVCNEYSVTVDGVTYGDWYLPSKHELNSLYQQKDVVGGFGSYVYWSSTEISSGVAWGQSFDYGGQNYANKNVTLRVRAVRAF from the coding sequence TGGGCTAAGTATCAGCCCTACATCTGCCTTTACAGCACAAATTTACGGGGCGGATGCGGTTCTTACTCCACAGGTTGGTGACCTTATGGGTGGTTTAGGCTGTTTTGTAGGAGGTGAGGTTCCAGGTCAGTATGATTGGACGATAGGCAATTGTGTACCTGGTGGTGTTCCAACAGATGATATGGTGTTTTCCACCCAGGATCCAACAACTGGTTGGCGAGAAAGGATGCGCATTACCAGGGAAGGTAATGTCGGCATCGGGACTACGACTCCGAATGAGAAACTAAGTGTTGCTGGGGTGATTGAGTCAACCAGCGGAGGAATTAAATTTCCAGACAACACAGTTCAGACAACCGCCGCAGGTGGAGGACACTACATAGGCGAATCTTATGGTGGTGGGATTGTATTTTATGTCTATGATAATGGACAACACGGTTTAATAGCTGCTACAGCCGATCAATCCACATCTATGAGATGGTATGCTGGAACTTATATACGCACAAGGGCTCAGGCAGATGGTGTAGGAGCAGGAAAAGCAAATACAGCCATTATCATTGCCAGCCAGGGAGATGGGGATGGTGCTACCTATGCAGCCAGAGTTTGCAATGAGTATTCAGTAACAGTAGATGGTGTTACCTATGGCGACTGGTACTTACCATCAAAACACGAGTTGAATTCATTGTATCAACAAAAGGATGTGGTTGGCGGTTTTGGTAGCTACGTCTACTGGAGTTCTACCGAGATCTCTAGCGGCGTCGCGTGGGGCCAGTCCTTTGACTATGGCGGCCAGAACTACGCCAATAAGAACGTCACATTGAGAGTGCGTGCGGTTCGGGCTTTTTAA
- a CDS encoding four helix bundle protein — MALTHDLPIYRDVYKLILQVFNFTKDFPREYKYTLGQDMKRYAIVLVRSIYRANRSLDKKQYLEEFLDCFEILKLEIRLSVDMKILAVKKQAELSALLDSIGKQATGWKNAVKV; from the coding sequence ATGGCATTAACACACGATTTACCTATTTACAGAGATGTCTACAAACTCATATTGCAGGTTTTTAATTTCACGAAAGATTTTCCACGTGAGTACAAATACACGCTTGGTCAGGACATGAAACGCTATGCAATAGTGCTTGTCCGCTCAATATATCGGGCTAATCGTTCATTAGACAAGAAACAATACCTTGAAGAGTTTTTAGATTGTTTTGAGATATTGAAATTGGAAATACGGTTAAGCGTTGATATGAAAATACTCGCGGTAAAAAAACAGGCGGAATTATCAGCTTTGCTCGATAGTATAGGTAAACAGGCAACAGGTTGGAAAAATGCTGTAAAAGTTTAA
- a CDS encoding HEAT repeat domain-containing protein translates to MEKPQNPLLRILIFAIILITMFLWISHTFKRTEKQEISDDIKKEIWREIGLLEKTCNSTNDINQIFTIGKPQISYLRFVGKPAAPMIIEVLVDKNKDWKLRFVLAQLLSKMETKKVIAPLKKILTDEREDENMRVAAAVALANLKFDEVIDPLLKMAKCNNKKLQLAAIYGLGELRKETVINEFKKWVVEENDPEIKKELELAIEKFRPVELPQRHGGTE, encoded by the coding sequence ATGGAAAAGCCACAAAATCCACTTCTAAGAATTCTTATCTTTGCCATAATTTTAATCACTATGTTTCTGTGGATTAGTCATACCTTTAAAAGGACAGAAAAACAGGAAATTAGTGATGATATAAAAAAGGAAATCTGGCGTGAGATTGGATTATTAGAAAAAACCTGTAATTCCACAAATGATATCAATCAAATATTTACTATTGGAAAACCTCAAATATCCTACCTGCGATTTGTGGGTAAACCCGCAGCACCAATGATAATTGAGGTATTGGTAGATAAAAATAAGGATTGGAAACTTAGATTTGTCTTAGCCCAACTTTTATCTAAAATGGAAACTAAAAAGGTAATTGCTCCACTGAAAAAGATATTAACCGATGAAAGAGAGGATGAAAATATGCGTGTCGCCGCGGCAGTGGCACTGGCTAACTTAAAATTCGATGAAGTCATTGACCCTTTATTAAAAATGGCTAAATGTAATAATAAAAAATTGCAATTAGCCGCTATCTATGGATTAGGTGAATTACGAAAAGAAACAGTCATTAACGAATTTAAGAAATGGGTAGTTGAAGAAAATGACCCGGAGATAAAAAAGGAATTAGAATTAGCGATTGAAAAATTTCGACCTGTGGAATTACCACAGAGACACGGAGGCACGGAGTAA
- the queF gene encoding preQ(1) synthase, protein MAKTGYEGKQDKIRGLKITPELEVVENQYTDRDYIVELSTDELTTVCPRTGLPDFATLTIAYKPNKFLVEQKALKLYLTGYRNIGIFQEHATNKILDDFVTIVQPKWAKIEVVWNIRGGIAVKVIREYPVGNW, encoded by the coding sequence ATGGCAAAAACAGGTTATGAAGGAAAACAGGATAAAATACGGGGTTTGAAAATTACACCTGAATTAGAGGTGGTGGAAAATCAATATACGGATAGAGATTACATTGTGGAATTAAGCACCGATGAATTGACTACTGTTTGTCCCAGGACAGGTCTGCCCGATTTTGCGACCTTGACAATTGCGTATAAACCTAATAAATTTCTGGTAGAGCAAAAGGCATTGAAACTTTATCTTACGGGCTATCGGAACATTGGAATATTTCAAGAACACGCTACCAATAAAATACTTGATGATTTTGTTACCATAGTCCAACCTAAATGGGCAAAAATCGAGGTAGTCTGGAATATCCGTGGTGGAATAGCCGTAAAGGTCATACGGGAATATCCTGTTGGTAACTGGTAA